In Rhodamnia argentea isolate NSW1041297 chromosome 4, ASM2092103v1, whole genome shotgun sequence, the following proteins share a genomic window:
- the LOC115725812 gene encoding chaperone protein dnaJ 49-like encodes MEGNKDDALKCLKIGKEALESGDCARALKFIAKARRLDPNLQVDDLLSKIEGQSDSQSESTNTSEGRVPDRSGPSQSDQQRPSVRHRGPSSGSSSASATYTEEQIAMVRQIKKKKDFYEILGVERSCTVEDVRKAYRKLSLKVHPDKNKAPGAEEAFKAVSKAFQCLSDAESRKKYDVTGSDEPVHVARAARRGPAQGFNGFYEAEFDADEIFRNFFFGGGGMHPATTQYRGFSFGTGMGPRQTDNASSGFNLRMLIQLLPVILILLLNFLPSSEPIYSLSRSYPYEYKYTTQKGVNYYVKSTSKFDQDYPPDSYERARLEVKIDRDYISILAQNCRVEMQRRQWGFVKETPHCDMLQKFDAAA; translated from the coding sequence ATGGAAGGCAACAAGGACGACGCGCTGAAGTGCCTGAAGATCGGCAAAGAAGCCCTCGAGTCCGGCGATTGCGCTCGCGCCCTAAAGTTCATCGCCAAGGCTCGCCGTCTCGATCCCAATTTGCAGGTCGATGATCTGCTGTCGAAGATCGAAGGGCAATCCGATTCGCAGTCGGAATCGACCAACACCAGTGAAGGGCGGGTACCGGACCGATCTGGCCCGTCGCAGTCGGATCAGCAGAGGCCGTCGGTTCGGCACCGAGGCCCGTCGAGTGGTTCATCCTCGGCGAGCGCGACGTACACCGAGGAGCAGATTGCGATGGTGAGGCAaattaagaagaagaaggacttCTATGAGATATTGGGGGTAGAGAGGAGCTGCACTGTGGAGGATGTGAGGAAGGCCTATAGGAAGCTTTCCCTGAAGGTTCATCCTGATAAGAATAAAGCTCCCGGAGCCGAGGAGGCGTTCAAGGCGGTTTCCAAGGCCTTTCAGTGCTTGAGCGACGCGGAGAGCCGCAAGAAGTATGATGTTACCGGTTCGGATGAGCCTGTTCACGTGGCTCGGGCGGCCAGGCGCGGCCCAGCGCAAGGGTTTAATGGATTTTACGAGGCAGAGTTCGATGCTGATGAGATATTTAGGAACTTCTTtttcggcggcggcggcatgcACCCTGCAACTACGCAGTATAGAGGGTTTAGCTTTGGGACTGGAATGGGGCCGAGACAAACAGATAATGCGTCTAGTGGATTCAATCTGAGGATGTTGATTCAGCTGCTTCCCGTCATTTTGATCCTGCTGTTGAACTTCTTGCCATCTTCGGAGCCGATTTACTCTTTATCAAGGTCGTATCCATATGAGTATAAGTACACGACGCAGAAGGGTGTGAATTACTATGTTAAGTCCACCTCAAAGTTTGATCAGGATTATCCCCCGGATAGCTATGAAAGAGCGAGGCTTGAGGTGAAGATTGACAGGGATTACATCTCCATCCTGGCACAGAATTGTAGGGTTGAGATGCAGAGGCGGCAATGGGGATTCGTAAAGGAGACGCCCCATTGCGACATGTTGCAAAAGTTCGATGCAGCGGCTTGA
- the LOC115725813 gene encoding signal peptidase complex catalytic subunit SEC11A-like: MGFLGATLDYFKAAQFRQALSQAITLGMIVTSALMVWKGLMYFTGSESPVVVVLSGSMEPGFKRGDILFLHMNKDPIRTGDIVVFNIDGRDIPIVQRVVEVHEHRGAGEVDILTKGDNNDVNDKIMYAHGQHWLQQQHIMGRAIGYLPYMGYLTIIMTDKPVIKYILIGALGLFALTSKD; this comes from the exons ATGGGTTTCCTAGGAGCAACCTTGGACTACTTCAAGGCCGCACAGTTCAGACAAGCTCTGTCTCAGGCTATCACTCTTG GCATGATAGTGACGTCAGCCTTGATGGTATGGAAGGGCTTGATGTACTTCACCGGTAGCGAATCGCCTGTTGTTGTGGTGCTCTCTGGAAGCATGGAACCTGGCTTCAAAAGA GGTGACATTTTATTCTTGCATATGAACAAGGACCCCATTCGGACAGGAGATATTGTTGTCTTCAATATAGAC GGACGCGATATTCCGATTGTGCAGCGAGTTGTTGAA GTTCATGAGCATCGCGGCGCCGGTGAAGTCGACATTCTAACGAAAG GTGACAATAACGATGTAAACGATAAGATCATGTATGCGCACGGCCAACATTGGTTGCAGCAGCAGCATATCATGGGGAGAGCCATCGG GTACTTACCTTACATGGGGTATCTGACAATTATCATGACCGACAAGCCTGTTATCAAG TACATATTGATAGGTGCATTGGGCTTGTTCGCCCTGACCTCGAAGGATTAG
- the LOC115725829 gene encoding NHP2-like protein 1 has product MMGEVVNPKAYPLADAQLSITILDLVQQAANYKQLKKGANEATKTLNRGISEFVVMAADTEPLEILLHLPLLAEDKNVPYVFVPSKQALGRACGVTRPVIACSVTTNEGSQLKSQIQQLKDAIEKLLI; this is encoded by the exons ATG ATGGGCGAAGTAGTGAATCCGAAGGCTTATCCTCTCGCGGACGCCCAGCTCTCGATCACCATCCTCGACCTGGTCCAGCAGGCTGCCAATTACAAGCAGCTCAAGAAGGGCGCTAACGAGG CTACCAAGACGCTGAATAGGGGCATCTCCGAGTTCGTAGTGATGGCTGCGGACACCGAGCCGCTCGAGATCCTCCTCCATCTTCCGTTGCTTGCTGAGGATAAG AATGTGCCCTATGTGTTTGTGCCTTCAAAACAAGCACTTGGCCGTGCATGCGGGGTCACAAGACCTGTCATTGCCTGTTCCGTGACCACAAATGAAGGAAGCCAGTTAAAATCTCAGATACAGCAACTCAAG GATGCAATCGAGAAGCTCTTGATTTGA